One genomic segment of Streptomyces liangshanensis includes these proteins:
- a CDS encoding cation:proton antiporter produces the protein MSAPDPLPDLLVAIPVVILACQAGALLVRRLGQPPVIGEITIGIMLGPSLLGWISPDAQAWLFPDTVLPYISAIGNLGLLAFMFLVGLELDTGGLRGHSKTALAVSQASIALPLALGALLALAMYGTFAPPGVDKTAFVLFIAVSMSITAFPVLARILTDRDLYGTRLGSLAMACAAVDDVTAWCLLAAVVAVTTSGSPAEALTTALMAAAFLGLMLLVVKPLMARWSARTAKSADSVVLVVLFSGLCLSALATDRIGVHALFGAFVFGVVTPRGSRAVERSGARLRAFAVPVLLPLFFVSTGLRTDVSLLAGDPVQWLWALAVLAVAVIGKWGGSTAAARAAGQSWRDALSIGALMNCRGLTELVVLNLGLELGVISQRLFTILVLMALITTAVTSPALTWIRKDTKSPAPDPTPLPEPATTR, from the coding sequence ATGTCGGCTCCTGACCCCCTGCCGGACCTGCTCGTCGCGATCCCCGTCGTGATCCTGGCCTGCCAGGCGGGGGCGCTGCTCGTGCGCCGGCTCGGCCAGCCCCCGGTCATCGGCGAGATCACCATCGGCATCATGCTCGGCCCGTCCCTGCTGGGCTGGATCTCGCCCGACGCGCAGGCCTGGCTGTTCCCGGACACGGTGTTGCCGTACATCTCCGCGATCGGCAACCTCGGCTTGCTGGCCTTCATGTTCCTCGTCGGCCTGGAGCTCGACACCGGGGGCCTGCGCGGGCACAGCAAGACCGCCCTGGCCGTGAGTCAGGCGAGCATCGCGCTGCCCCTGGCGCTGGGGGCCCTGCTCGCCCTGGCCATGTACGGGACGTTCGCGCCGCCCGGCGTGGACAAGACGGCGTTCGTGCTGTTCATCGCGGTGTCCATGAGCATCACGGCGTTCCCCGTGCTGGCCCGCATCCTCACCGACCGGGACCTGTACGGGACCCGGCTCGGCTCGCTCGCCATGGCGTGCGCGGCCGTGGACGACGTCACCGCGTGGTGCCTGCTGGCCGCCGTGGTCGCCGTGACCACCAGCGGCTCGCCGGCCGAGGCCCTGACGACGGCGCTGATGGCGGCGGCGTTCCTGGGGCTCATGCTGCTCGTCGTGAAGCCGCTGATGGCCCGCTGGTCGGCGCGTACCGCGAAGAGCGCGGACAGCGTGGTGCTGGTCGTGCTGTTCAGCGGCCTGTGCCTGTCGGCGCTGGCCACCGACCGGATCGGGGTGCACGCGCTGTTCGGCGCGTTCGTCTTCGGCGTGGTCACCCCGCGGGGCTCGCGCGCCGTCGAACGGTCCGGCGCCCGCCTGCGCGCGTTCGCCGTCCCGGTCCTGCTCCCGCTGTTCTTCGTCTCGACCGGCCTCCGCACGGACGTCTCCCTGCTGGCCGGCGACCCGGTGCAGTGGTTGTGGGCCCTCGCGGTCCTGGCGGTCGCGGTGATCGGCAAGTGGGGCGGGAGCACGGCGGCGGCGCGGGCGGCGGGCCAGTCGTGGCGCGACGCCCTGTCGATAGGGGCGCTGATGAACTGCCGCGGCCTGACGGAACTGGTGGTCCTCAACTTGGGCCTGGAACTGGGCGTGATCAGCCAGCGGCTCTTCACGATCCTGGTCCTGATGGCCCTGATCACCACGGCGGTCACCTCCCCGGCCCTGACCTGGATCCGCAAGGACACCAAGTCCCCGGCCCCCGACCCCACCCCCCTCCCGGAGCCGGCCACGACCCGATGA
- a CDS encoding anthranilate synthase component I family protein, whose amino-acid sequence MTTLLDNPPRPARTGRGPFTVRVEERELAPHQPLDLYAELAASYEGAAQEVFVLESVPGPGQSPGATVVGHGVLAEIRVHGDRIALSGAPAVVAALTESAARLGVGTLPGGELAPRDSAQVWDVLRAAQGLFAVETGRPLDTYAFGFLATFGYGSAWHMEELPARRRRPGADADPDIVLSLFRDTLWYGPGSTGVRRLTARSDAFGPAPDHDPVGAALAAVASRDGSVAGAELPAAPRPRSVRDSSDEATFLGRADRCLRHIGVGDIYQIQIGHRIDVDTALGPFEVYRRLRHRNPSPYMYLLPRAGRTVIGASPEVLFRAEGDEVVMRPIAGTAPRSGRPETDEPRVAALVASEKERAEHVMLVDLCRNDVGRVSVPGSLEATGLMALETFSHVFHLVSTVRGTLAEGHDTWSVLGATFPAGTVTGAPKIRAMEIIEELESEPRGMYAGAVGLIDLRGWSQLALCIRTIVHDGRTGTYSTQSCAGIVADSSPEAEWRETLHKMGAAYWALTGEELLS is encoded by the coding sequence GTGACCACTTTGCTCGACAACCCGCCCCGCCCGGCACGGACCGGGCGGGGCCCCTTCACCGTACGGGTCGAGGAGCGCGAACTCGCCCCGCACCAACCCCTCGACCTCTACGCCGAGTTGGCCGCCTCGTACGAAGGCGCGGCGCAGGAGGTGTTCGTGCTGGAGAGCGTCCCCGGCCCCGGGCAGTCCCCGGGCGCCACGGTCGTGGGCCACGGCGTGCTCGCCGAGATACGGGTCCACGGCGACCGGATCGCCCTCTCCGGCGCCCCCGCCGTCGTCGCCGCCCTCACGGAGAGCGCGGCGCGGCTCGGCGTCGGGACGCTGCCCGGGGGCGAGCTGGCCCCGCGCGACTCCGCGCAGGTGTGGGACGTCCTGCGGGCGGCCCAGGGCCTGTTCGCCGTCGAGACCGGGCGCCCCCTCGACACGTACGCCTTCGGGTTCCTCGCGACCTTCGGGTACGGCTCCGCCTGGCACATGGAGGAGCTGCCGGCCCGCCGCCGGCGGCCCGGCGCGGACGCCGACCCGGACATCGTCCTGAGCCTGTTCCGCGACACCCTCTGGTACGGGCCCGGCTCCACCGGCGTGCGCCGCCTCACCGCGCGGAGCGACGCCTTCGGGCCCGCCCCGGACCACGACCCGGTCGGCGCGGCCCTGGCCGCCGTCGCCTCGCGCGACGGGTCCGTGGCCGGGGCGGAGCTGCCCGCCGCGCCCCGCCCGCGCTCGGTACGGGACAGCTCCGACGAGGCGACGTTCCTCGGCCGGGCCGACCGGTGCCTGCGGCACATCGGCGTCGGCGACATCTACCAGATCCAGATCGGCCACCGCATCGACGTCGACACCGCGCTCGGCCCCTTCGAGGTGTACCGGCGGCTGCGGCACCGCAACCCCTCCCCGTACATGTACCTCCTGCCGCGCGCCGGCCGGACCGTCATCGGGGCGAGCCCCGAGGTCCTCTTCCGCGCCGAGGGCGACGAGGTCGTGATGCGGCCCATCGCCGGGACGGCCCCGCGCAGCGGGCGGCCGGAGACGGACGAGCCGCGGGTCGCCGCGCTGGTGGCCAGCGAGAAGGAACGCGCCGAGCACGTGATGCTCGTCGACCTGTGCCGCAACGACGTGGGACGGGTCAGTGTGCCCGGCTCGCTGGAGGCCACGGGGCTGATGGCCCTGGAGACGTTCTCGCACGTCTTCCACCTGGTCTCCACGGTGCGCGGCACCCTCGCCGAGGGTCACGACACCTGGTCGGTGCTGGGCGCGACCTTCCCGGCCGGCACGGTCACCGGCGCCCCCAAGATCCGCGCCATGGAGATCATCGAGGAGCTGGAGAGCGAACCGCGCGGGATGTACGCGGGCGCGGTCGGGCTGATCGACCTGCGGGGCTGGAGCCAACTCGCCCTGTGCATCAGGACGATCGTCCACGACGGCCGCACCGGCACGTACTCCACGCAGAGTTGCGCGGGCATCGTCGCCGACTCGTCGCCCGAGGCCGAGTGGCGCGAGACGCTGCACAAGATGGGCGCCGCCTACTGGGCCCTGACCGGTGAGGAGTTGCTGTCGTGA
- a CDS encoding AfsR/SARP family transcriptional regulator, with product MGDRLCFKVLGPLIVVSGERKVVVGGARQRTVLSLLLLSPGRTVPVDTLVDEVWNGSPPATARTQIAIVVAALRKTFKAEGAGDDTIVTAHPGYLLNTEGHYVDSVDFTELVARAEAEAAEGRLDDAAVLYRRALGLWRGPALAGVSGLAVEEEAARLQEHRLNAYDDATAVQLALGRHYELVPELAGVVREHPLRERTRHHLMLAQYRSGRRAEAMESYREAREVFVEELGLEPGPDLQELHDLILRDDPSLTGEGGSAGPAAVAGAPDVVVVPSELPPDVPGFTGREGELAALDGLVTELAAGEHRPAVGLVTGVAGVGKSGLVVHWAHRVAEAFPDGRLFADLRGYDGEHEPVSVSDVLSRFLRSLGVRGPQVPDALEERVALYRSLLSERRVLIVLDNVRTFAQLRPLLPGSGASCALITSRDQLEQLVTWPHAARVHLGVLPRQEAVELVGRIAGEERIAARADVVRLVELCDRLPLAVRIAAARLASKPHWSVRHMVGRLSDERRRLDELSQGESQVRAGFELSYRYLPLLSARLYRCLGLVDVPDFTSWVAAALLDVDVLDAELLLEDLVDAQFLEVVGIDATGRLRYRLQNLLRLYAAERARQDDPAGERQEALRRVFATGLSIAEEAHRREHGGDFSIVHSGVSRRLVDSELLEELLVDPLEWFEAERLCLVGMVEQAARMGMAGLAWDLTVSSAVLFETRGYIDNWRVCAGVALDAARAAGDVRGQAAMLQHQGAIALSHHSMDDAVARSLEALELFASAGEELGRALVLRNLAVAYRITGEVDRVAECLTAALPVFRAVGDRSSEASALQSMAQLELDRGDPAAALGHALEAVRVAEPLGSGGSRNLAQSLYRVGSAQFALNRFAEAEAAHLRVEELSRAKCDDHGLAHALFGLGQARAALGAVEQAERAFVEGRSIAQGIDSPLIEGRIRLGLGVLLGERGRWEEGRVDVLRAGELFKRSGATPWEEEVARVLGEFGTSG from the coding sequence ATGGGGGATCGGCTGTGCTTCAAGGTGTTGGGGCCGCTGATTGTGGTGTCGGGTGAGCGCAAGGTCGTGGTGGGCGGGGCGCGTCAGCGCACCGTCCTGTCCCTGTTGTTGTTGAGCCCGGGACGGACCGTCCCCGTGGACACCCTGGTCGACGAAGTGTGGAACGGCTCCCCTCCGGCCACCGCCCGTACGCAGATCGCGATCGTGGTCGCGGCGCTGCGCAAGACGTTCAAGGCGGAGGGCGCGGGCGACGACACGATCGTGACCGCCCACCCCGGCTATCTGCTCAACACCGAGGGCCACTACGTGGATTCGGTGGACTTCACGGAGCTGGTGGCGCGCGCCGAGGCCGAGGCCGCCGAGGGCCGGCTGGACGACGCCGCCGTGCTGTACCGGCGGGCGCTCGGCCTGTGGCGGGGGCCCGCGCTGGCCGGGGTGTCGGGCCTCGCGGTGGAGGAGGAGGCGGCCAGGCTCCAGGAACACCGCCTCAACGCCTACGACGACGCGACGGCCGTGCAGTTGGCGCTCGGCCGGCACTACGAGCTGGTGCCCGAGCTGGCGGGCGTGGTGCGGGAGCACCCGCTGCGCGAGCGGACCCGGCACCACCTGATGCTCGCGCAGTACCGCTCGGGGCGGCGCGCCGAGGCGATGGAGTCGTACCGCGAGGCGCGTGAGGTGTTCGTCGAGGAGCTGGGCCTCGAACCGGGCCCGGACCTCCAGGAGTTGCACGACCTGATCCTCCGTGACGACCCGTCGCTGACGGGGGAGGGCGGTTCCGCGGGCCCCGCGGCGGTGGCGGGCGCGCCCGACGTGGTGGTGGTGCCCTCAGAACTGCCGCCTGACGTACCGGGGTTCACCGGCCGCGAAGGCGAACTCGCCGCGCTGGACGGCCTGGTCACGGAACTGGCGGCGGGCGAGCACCGGCCCGCGGTCGGCCTGGTGACCGGGGTCGCGGGGGTGGGGAAGTCGGGCCTGGTGGTGCACTGGGCGCACCGGGTCGCGGAGGCCTTCCCCGACGGCCGGCTCTTCGCCGACCTGCGGGGGTACGACGGCGAGCACGAGCCGGTGTCGGTCAGCGACGTGCTCAGCCGCTTCCTGCGGTCCTTAGGAGTACGGGGGCCGCAGGTGCCCGACGCGCTGGAGGAGCGGGTGGCGCTCTACCGGAGCCTGTTGTCGGAGCGGCGGGTCCTGATCGTCCTCGACAACGTGCGGACCTTCGCCCAGCTGCGGCCGCTGCTGCCGGGGAGCGGGGCGAGCTGCGCGCTGATCACCAGCAGGGACCAGCTGGAGCAGCTCGTGACGTGGCCGCACGCGGCGCGGGTCCACCTGGGGGTGCTGCCGCGCCAGGAGGCGGTCGAGCTGGTGGGCCGGATCGCCGGGGAGGAGCGGATAGCGGCGCGGGCGGACGTGGTGCGGCTGGTCGAGCTGTGCGACCGGCTGCCGCTGGCGGTACGGATCGCGGCGGCCCGGCTCGCGTCGAAGCCGCACTGGAGCGTGCGGCACATGGTGGGGCGGCTCAGCGACGAGCGGCGCAGGCTGGACGAGTTGAGCCAGGGCGAGTCGCAGGTCAGGGCCGGCTTCGAGTTGAGCTACCGGTACCTGCCGCTGTTGTCGGCGCGGCTCTACCGGTGCCTGGGCCTGGTGGACGTACCGGACTTCACGTCCTGGGTGGCGGCGGCGCTGCTGGACGTGGACGTCCTGGACGCGGAGCTGCTGCTGGAGGACCTGGTGGACGCGCAGTTCCTCGAAGTGGTGGGGATAGACGCCACGGGGCGGCTGCGGTACCGGTTGCAGAACCTGCTGCGGCTGTACGCGGCGGAGCGGGCCCGGCAGGACGACCCGGCCGGCGAGCGGCAGGAGGCGCTGCGGCGGGTGTTCGCCACGGGCCTGAGCATCGCGGAGGAGGCCCACCGGCGGGAGCACGGCGGAGACTTCAGCATCGTGCACAGCGGGGTGTCCCGGCGCCTGGTGGACTCGGAGCTGCTGGAAGAGCTGCTGGTGGACCCGCTGGAGTGGTTCGAGGCGGAGCGGCTGTGCCTGGTGGGCATGGTCGAGCAGGCGGCGCGGATGGGCATGGCGGGGCTGGCGTGGGACCTGACGGTGTCCTCGGCGGTGCTCTTCGAGACGCGCGGCTATATCGACAACTGGCGGGTGTGCGCGGGAGTGGCGCTGGACGCGGCGCGGGCGGCCGGTGACGTACGGGGCCAGGCCGCGATGTTGCAGCACCAGGGCGCGATCGCCCTGAGCCACCACAGCATGGACGACGCGGTGGCGCGGTCGCTGGAGGCGCTGGAGCTGTTCGCGTCGGCGGGCGAGGAGCTGGGGCGGGCGCTGGTGCTGCGGAACCTGGCGGTGGCGTACCGGATCACCGGGGAGGTGGACCGGGTCGCGGAGTGCCTGACGGCGGCGCTGCCCGTCTTCCGCGCGGTGGGCGACCGTTCGTCGGAGGCGTCGGCGTTGCAGAGCATGGCGCAACTGGAGCTGGACCGGGGCGATCCGGCGGCGGCGCTGGGTCACGCGCTGGAGGCGGTACGGGTCGCGGAGCCGCTCGGCTCCGGGGGGTCCAGGAACCTCGCCCAGTCCTTGTACCGGGTCGGGTCGGCGCAGTTCGCGCTGAATCGTTTTGCGGAGGCGGAGGCGGCGCACCTGCGGGTGGAGGAGCTGTCCCGGGCGAAGTGCGACGACCACGGGCTCGCGCACGCGCTGTTCGGACTGGGGCAGGCGCGGGCGGCGCTGGGCGCGGTGGAGCAGGCGGAGCGGGCGTTCGTGGAGGGCCGCTCGATAGCGCAGGGGATCGACAGCCCGCTGATCGAGGGCCGCATCAGGCTGGGGCTCGGGGTGCTGCTGGGGGAGCGGGGACGCTGGGAGGAGGGGCGGGTGGACGTCCTGCGGGCCGGCGAGCTGTTCAAGCGCAGCGGGGCCACCCCGTGGGAGGAGGAAGTGGCCCGGGTGCTGGGGGAGTTCGGGACGTCCGGCTGA
- a CDS encoding anthranilate synthase component II, which produces MKVLLVDAYDSFTHIIDQYLRTLGADTEVVRSRTRTPAQLAGLLPDAVVLGPGPGHADVSGHVELVRAFAGHVPLLGICLGHQAIALAYGGRVTVAGSLKHGKTSEVSHDGSGVFEGLASPMTATRYHSLIVQEPLPGPLVATAHARDDGYVMGLRHRTLPVEGVQFHPESITTVGGLRLMDNFLSGARRYSPARRESLHGARR; this is translated from the coding sequence GTGAAGGTCCTTCTCGTCGACGCGTACGACAGCTTCACCCACATCATCGACCAGTACCTGCGCACCCTCGGGGCGGACACGGAGGTCGTCCGCTCCCGTACGCGCACCCCCGCCCAGCTCGCCGGACTGCTGCCCGACGCCGTGGTCCTCGGGCCCGGGCCCGGACACGCCGACGTCTCCGGGCATGTGGAGCTGGTGCGAGCCTTCGCCGGGCACGTCCCGCTGCTCGGCATCTGCCTGGGACACCAGGCGATCGCCCTGGCGTACGGGGGGCGCGTCACGGTCGCGGGGAGCCTCAAGCACGGCAAGACCAGCGAGGTGTCCCACGACGGGTCCGGGGTGTTCGAGGGCCTCGCCTCGCCGATGACGGCCACCCGCTACCACTCGCTGATCGTCCAGGAGCCCCTGCCGGGGCCGCTGGTGGCGACCGCGCACGCGCGGGACGACGGCTATGTGATGGGGCTGCGGCACCGCACGCTGCCCGTGGAGGGGGTGCAGTTCCACCCCGAGTCCATCACGACCGTCGGCGGGCTGCGCCTCATGGACAACTTCCTGTCCGGCGCCCGCCGGTACAGCCCGGCCCGGAGGGAGTCCCTTCATGGTGCGCGACGGTGA
- the trpD gene encoding anthranilate phosphoribosyltransferase, with amino-acid sequence MHPAVPAAPAAPVVPSEPEREGRTWPRLLQDVLRGRDLAAPDTAWVMDQVMRGQATPAQIAGFLVALRAKGETVGELEGLVRGMLDHAVRIDVPGRTVDVVGTGGDGARTVNISTMSAIVAAGAGARVVKHGNRAASSASGSADVLEALGVTLRLPPRRVAELVDEAGITFCFAPDFHPAMRHAAGPRKELGIPTVFNALGPLTNPAAPTAQAIGVADARLLPLIAGVLARRGGTGLVFRGDDGLDELTVTTTSTVWVVGEGEVRSERFDPRDVGIAFAPVEALRGADAEFNAGVARRVLAGERGPVRDAVLLSAGAALAAVEVSGAGGSVTGRSVTERLADGVAAAAVAIDSGAAEGVLGAWVLASGVVVSGGRVGVLSSSAGRA; translated from the coding sequence ATCCACCCCGCGGTCCCGGCCGCGCCGGCCGCCCCGGTTGTCCCGTCGGAACCGGAGCGGGAGGGGCGTACGTGGCCCCGCCTCCTCCAGGACGTGCTGCGCGGCCGTGACCTGGCCGCGCCGGACACGGCCTGGGTGATGGACCAGGTGATGCGGGGGCAGGCCACCCCCGCGCAGATCGCCGGCTTCCTGGTCGCCCTGCGGGCCAAGGGCGAGACGGTGGGGGAGCTGGAAGGACTCGTCCGGGGCATGCTCGACCACGCCGTACGCATCGACGTGCCGGGCCGGACGGTCGACGTGGTGGGCACCGGAGGGGACGGCGCCCGCACCGTCAACATCTCGACCATGTCCGCGATCGTCGCGGCGGGGGCGGGGGCGCGGGTGGTCAAGCACGGGAATCGCGCGGCCAGTTCGGCGTCCGGCTCCGCGGATGTGCTGGAGGCCCTGGGGGTCACGCTGCGGCTGCCGCCGCGGCGGGTGGCGGAACTGGTCGACGAGGCCGGCATCACGTTCTGCTTCGCGCCGGACTTCCACCCGGCGATGCGGCACGCGGCGGGGCCCCGGAAGGAACTGGGCATCCCCACCGTCTTCAACGCGCTGGGCCCGCTGACCAACCCGGCGGCGCCGACCGCGCAGGCGATCGGGGTGGCCGATGCCCGGTTGCTGCCGCTGATCGCCGGGGTGCTGGCGCGGCGGGGTGGTACGGGGCTGGTGTTCCGCGGGGACGACGGGCTGGACGAGCTGACCGTCACCACGACCTCGACCGTGTGGGTCGTGGGGGAGGGGGAGGTGCGTTCGGAGCGCTTCGATCCGCGGGACGTCGGGATCGCGTTCGCGCCGGTCGAGGCGTTGCGGGGGGCGGACGCGGAGTTCAACGCGGGGGTCGCGCGGCGGGTGTTGGCGGGTGAGCGGGGGCCGGTGCGGGACGCGGTGCTGCTCTCCGCCGGCGCGGCGCTGGCCGCCGTGGAGGTTTCCGGTGCGGGGGGTTCCGTGACGGGGCGTTCGGTGACGGAGCGGCTCGCGGACGGGGTGGCCGCCGCCGCGGTGGCCATTGACTCGGGGGCGGCGGAAGGGGTGTTGGGGGCGTGGGTTCTGGCTTCGGGGGTGGTGGTGTCCGGGGGGCGGGTCGGTGTGTTGTCCTCAAGCGCCGGACGGGCTTGA
- a CDS encoding flavin reductase family protein, with amino-acid sequence MTEPPITEADIRPLMGGFPSGVSVVTTTGAGGTPHGMTCSSLASVALHPPTLVVCLRTAGPTTQAVLGSGQLALNLLHEDARDTSDLFASGAADRFARTEWRLPLGAGGPHLTAAAHAIADCAVVGTEEVGDHTAVFVRVHRVTQHDTAEPLLYARRRYARWSDATTDAKEGAGHVGS; translated from the coding sequence ATGACCGAACCGCCGATCACCGAAGCCGACATACGCCCGTTGATGGGCGGCTTCCCGTCCGGTGTCTCCGTGGTGACCACCACCGGCGCCGGCGGCACCCCGCACGGCATGACGTGCAGTTCGCTGGCGAGCGTCGCCCTGCACCCGCCCACCCTGGTCGTCTGCCTGCGCACGGCGGGCCCGACCACGCAGGCGGTCCTCGGCAGCGGGCAGTTGGCGCTCAACCTGCTCCACGAGGACGCCCGCGACACCTCCGACCTGTTCGCGTCGGGGGCCGCCGACCGGTTCGCCCGTACGGAGTGGCGGCTGCCGCTGGGCGCCGGCGGCCCGCACCTGACGGCCGCCGCGCACGCCATCGCGGACTGCGCCGTGGTGGGTACGGAGGAGGTCGGCGACCACACCGCGGTGTTCGTCCGGGTCCACCGGGTCACCCAGCACGACACCGCGGAGCCGCTGCTCTACGCCCGGCGGCGCTACGCGCGCTGGTCGGACGCCACCACCGACGCGAAGGAAGGAGCGGGCCATGTCGGCTCCTGA
- the sbnB gene encoding 2,3-diaminopropionate biosynthesis protein SbnB: MRSAPEVPSFAVIPGAQVARVLDGRHQEVVGLIEAAYRLHGAGDTVNPPSYFLRFPDRPSSRIIALPASLGGGDAVDGIKWISSFPENVAAGIPRASAVLILNDHDTGYPLACLESSIISAVRTAASAVLAARTLTEGRERPPRVGFFGVGLIARFIHQFLAGTGWAFEETGVYDLSAEHAGGFAAYLETTGDNGKVTVHDSAEELIRTSDLVVFATVAGTPHVTDPAWFSHHPLVLHVSLRDLSPEVILSAVNVVDDVEHCLKADTSVHLAEQRTGKRDFLDGTLYDVLTGDLAIPQDRPVVFSPFGLGVLDLALGKHIYDTLRDGGELAVVDEFFHEMRRYG, from the coding sequence ATGCGGTCTGCCCCCGAGGTGCCCTCGTTCGCTGTGATCCCCGGCGCCCAGGTGGCCCGGGTCCTCGATGGCCGGCACCAGGAGGTGGTCGGGCTGATCGAGGCCGCGTACCGGCTCCACGGTGCGGGCGACACGGTCAACCCGCCCTCGTACTTCCTGCGTTTCCCCGACCGCCCGTCCTCGCGGATCATCGCGCTCCCGGCGTCGCTGGGCGGCGGGGACGCGGTCGACGGGATCAAGTGGATCTCCAGCTTCCCGGAGAACGTGGCGGCGGGCATCCCGCGCGCCTCCGCCGTACTGATCCTCAACGACCACGACACGGGCTACCCGCTGGCGTGCCTGGAGAGCTCCATCATCAGCGCGGTGCGCACCGCCGCGTCCGCCGTGCTGGCCGCGCGGACCCTGACCGAGGGGCGCGAACGGCCCCCGCGCGTGGGCTTCTTCGGGGTCGGGCTGATCGCCCGCTTCATCCACCAGTTCCTCGCCGGGACCGGCTGGGCCTTCGAGGAGACGGGGGTGTACGACCTGTCCGCCGAGCACGCCGGCGGGTTCGCCGCCTACCTGGAGACGACGGGCGACAACGGCAAGGTCACGGTCCACGACAGCGCCGAGGAGCTGATCCGTACCAGCGACCTCGTGGTCTTCGCGACGGTCGCGGGCACCCCGCACGTCACCGACCCGGCGTGGTTCTCGCACCACCCCCTGGTCCTGCACGTCTCGCTGCGTGACCTGTCGCCCGAGGTGATCCTGTCGGCCGTCAACGTGGTCGACGACGTGGAGCACTGCCTCAAGGCCGACACCTCCGTGCACCTGGCGGAACAGCGCACCGGGAAGCGGGACTTCCTCGACGGGACCCTGTACGACGTGCTGACCGGGGACCTCGCGATCCCCCAGGACCGGCCGGTGGTCTTCTCGCCCTTCGGGCTCGGCGTCCTGGACCTGGCGCTCGGCAAGCACATCTACGACACCCTGCGCGACGGCGGCGAACTCGCCGTCGTGGACGAGTTCTTCCACGAGATGCGCCGCTACGGCTGA
- a CDS encoding class II 3-deoxy-7-phosphoheptulonate synthase, producing the protein MVRDGEGRGLPLPGESDGPVLSGEAGGPVPPRESDGRVTLPAAQQPDWPDPAGVEAVRAELRGALPLVIPGECDLLTSRIAAVARGEAFLLQGGDCAETFAGVQADPVRAKVRTLLQMALVLTYAAAVPVVKVGRMAGQYAKPRSEATETRDGLTLPAYRGDAVNDVAFTPEARALDPRRLLRTHQAAAATLNLIRAFTTGGYADLRQAHAWNQDFVARSPVGDRYAELAIQIDQALNFMRACGIDEPVQHAVEFFVSHEGLLLDYEEPLVREDPLTGRMYSSSGHMLWIGERTRQLDGAHVEFFSRIANPIAVKLGPGTSADTVLSLIDRLDPQREPGRLTFVVRMGSELVRDRLPPLVEKAAGHGAAVTWVCDPMHGNTFKAPSGHKTRSFDAIADEVKGFFEVHHDLGTHPGGLHLEFTGGDVTECVGGGTDVLLEDLADRYESACDPRLNRTQSLDLAFLVAGMYSPG; encoded by the coding sequence ATGGTGCGCGACGGTGAGGGGCGGGGCCTGCCCCTGCCCGGCGAGTCCGACGGACCGGTCCTGTCCGGCGAGGCGGGCGGACCGGTCCCGCCCCGCGAGTCCGACGGGCGGGTGACCCTGCCCGCGGCCCAGCAGCCCGACTGGCCCGACCCGGCCGGCGTCGAGGCGGTCCGCGCCGAACTGCGCGGCGCCCTGCCCCTGGTGATCCCCGGCGAGTGCGACCTGCTCACGTCGCGGATCGCGGCGGTCGCGCGCGGGGAGGCGTTCCTGCTCCAGGGCGGTGACTGCGCCGAGACGTTCGCGGGCGTCCAGGCCGATCCCGTACGCGCCAAGGTCCGCACCCTGCTCCAGATGGCGCTGGTCCTCACCTACGCGGCCGCCGTCCCGGTGGTGAAGGTCGGCCGGATGGCCGGCCAGTACGCCAAGCCCCGCTCGGAGGCGACCGAGACCCGCGACGGCCTCACCCTGCCCGCCTACCGGGGCGACGCGGTCAACGACGTCGCCTTCACGCCCGAGGCGCGGGCCCTCGACCCGCGGCGGCTGCTGCGCACGCACCAGGCGGCGGCGGCCACGCTCAACCTCATCCGCGCCTTCACGACGGGCGGTTACGCGGACCTGCGCCAGGCCCACGCCTGGAACCAGGATTTCGTCGCGCGTTCACCTGTCGGGGACCGCTATGCGGAATTGGCGATTCAGATAGACCAGGCGCTGAATTTCATGCGGGCCTGCGGAATCGACGAACCGGTGCAGCACGCCGTCGAATTCTTCGTGAGCCACGAGGGGCTCCTCCTCGATTACGAGGAGCCTCTCGTCCGGGAGGATCCGCTGACCGGACGGATGTACTCGTCCAGCGGGCATATGCTCTGGATCGGCGAACGCACCCGGCAACTCGACGGGGCGCACGTGGAGTTCTTCTCCAGGATCGCCAACCCGATCGCGGTGAAGCTCGGTCCCGGCACGAGCGCGGACACCGTCCTGTCGCTGATCGACCGGCTCGACCCGCAGCGCGAGCCCGGGCGGCTGACCTTCGTCGTACGGATGGGGTCGGAGCTGGTACGTGACCGGCTGCCCCCGCTGGTGGAGAAGGCCGCGGGGCACGGGGCGGCGGTGACGTGGGTGTGCGATCCCATGCACGGCAACACCTTCAAGGCCCCGTCCGGGCACAAGACCCGCAGCTTCGACGCGATCGCCGACGAGGTCAAGGGCTTCTTCGAGGTGCACCACGACCTCGGCACGCATCCGGGCGGCCTGCACCTGGAGTTCACGGGCGGTGACGTCACCGAGTGCGTGGGCGGCGGTACGGACGTACTGCTGGAGGATCTCGCCGACCGGTACGAGTCGGCGTGCGACCCGCGGCTCAACCGCACCCAGTCCCTCGATCTGGCATTCCTCGTCGCCGGAATGTACAGCCCCGGATAG